From the Perca fluviatilis chromosome 11, GENO_Pfluv_1.0, whole genome shotgun sequence genome, the window aaaaaaaataaaatggctgATGTGAAAGAGGTTCTCATGTTCAATATCAACCATAatcaaaactgtttttttttaaatcaaggatCATAGTAATGTTGATTATTATCCCATCTCATGTATTTacaattattcttttttatttatttatttttttagagttGTCGAGAGCATCAGAGGCTTTACCTGTGAATCCAACTCTTGCTCCCCCAGTCTTAGAGCCCCAGGTTCCTGCCCAGTCTCTGTCCCTGAGCCAGCCCAACAGAACAGAAGAGTCTGAAAGGCCATCTGAACGGCATCCACCCCTGGATCTCCAACCAGCGCCCTGTAAAGTCCCCCTGCACGTCCCCATGTCTAACAGTATGCTTGAGTCCCTACCCATGAACCACATTTCTACAACCCTTGCAGGTGGGATTTAGGTCTTCAATTTCACtgtaactatgactttttttgccaGTTGGTTCCCCCTACCAGGAAAACCTCCTAATATCTGCTTTTCCTCATATTATGCAGAATTATCTGCTCCATCGCCCAGCATCCAGCTACCGCAAAAGCCCATGGAGGTTCCTGTGGCGATGAATAATCCTTTGCCCTTCCCTTCAAGTATAATTGAACCTATTGGCAGGCCCACCACTGTGCCACACGACACAGATGAAGATGAGGGACTGAAACACTTTGAGCAGGTCAGTTAGTAGacttttaacatgaaaatcagTCATGAAATGGTAGGGCTATCCTCTATTCCACTAACAGTCATAAGATATCTTTGATGGATTTAATGGCTCTCTTAAAATCTTGTACTCATTGAAAAGGAAAGCATATTGTGAATATAATAAGAGATAAAAGCCAGACCATGAGTGATGTTATATCTTTCTAAAATGTTCTCTCTGTGTATTGACTCCCATCCTTCCCCAGGAGGCAGAAAAAATGGTAGCATACCTACAGGATAGTGTGGTGGATGACGACAGGCTTACAGCAAAGACTTCAGAGAAGCCCAAACCTGCAGGCCTGCCGCTCACCCACGAGGCTGCTCTCAAGTGGTTCTACAAAGACCCCCAAGGGGAGATACAGGGTACGATTGGAAGAGGTTTTATGTGCTCTAAATGTGActtaaatactgtacatttattaTCAAAACTGCTCCAGCATTGCCCCTGAATCTCCTCTGCTATCTTTGCTCTCTTTTTGGGCTCAGGTCCATTCAATAACCAGGAGATGGCTGAGTGGTTCCAGGCTGGTTACTTCACAATGTCTCTTCTAGTCAAAAGAGGGTGTGATGAAGTATTTCAAGCACTTGGAGAGATCATGAAGATATGGGGAAGAGTACCGTTTACTCCAGGCCCTGCACCACCACCTCTTCAGGTATGCGTTTGCTTTATGTGACCTGTTTTGTAATCATTGCTTGATGCAGTACTAGCTGTGACCTCCAGATGGCTTGGTATTTCACACTTTGTAACCGTACAAAGTGTCGGAAGAAtccttttatgtatttatttcttttaagacCCTTCCCTCTGACTTAATGGACTTTGTAAAGATTTTTCATGTAGCAGTTGTGAAGTTCTCTTCTTGATCGCAACAAAAAGCTGTGTAAATACATCCAAGAAACATTCAAGATGGATTGAAATCTTAAATTCTAGCcagattttgaaaatgtctaaaTGCATCGGTCTCATAAAGATGCATatgcagggtttttcctgcatcgaATAATTTTTGGTGACCTCCAAAGAGGTTGTAGCCAGcaccaaaggaaaatcaccagtGCCAAAATGATAAcaattgagaataaaaatagcaattcaaatcctgtccaaatgtgtttaaaagcaatttaccaaacaacgGTAGAAGAATAAACTTGAATAGGAGCGCTTATCTCACTTTTACCGTCCACACTCGGTCTTTGCCGGACTCCCCCATTGATTTtaatggaagtgtgtgtgtgtgtgaagtgtatgtatgtatgtatatatgtgtgtgtatatgtatgtatatatgtatatatatatatatatattttttttacagttttgttgattggggttttatttactcaagcataatagacatttttgtgtttatcaaattgtcagaaataacaggcaAAATCCAAACAACTCACTGCCTTTACTGTATGCAAACCGATCATGCTTACTGTTGTGCATAGTCACCCCACAAAGGCTCATTCTGAGTCAGGAAAAACCCTGATATGTAATATTTACTCCTCCCATAGTGTCAGTAAGCTGTTTGTGGAAATAGTCACTCACTGTTTttcataatacatccatggtctgtCTTCTCTGTCCTTTCATGACAGTGGCAGCTGAAGGTACACAAAAATTAAATTAGCCAATATACTGTCTCTTTAAAGCAACAAGGAAAATCTGCTCCTGCCATTTCTACACATAACGATCAAATATtaagttactttttttatttatttttaaactgataTGGTGACTGTGGATATGTTTTGTGATTGATCTATGTCAAGTACAAATTGAAGTTGTTTCCTTTTTGAAGTTGATATTTAGTAGATGCACCTTTAGTGGCATTTGCGGCCTTTGTTGAATAAGTAAGCTTTTGGACAACTGAATGCTGTTCAAGCACTTTCAAATTTTTAAGAGTCTGTGAGTGAACAGCAGATTTGAGgtccaaacttttttttgtagctACCTTATACTTTTTTGACTGCTATGATTTATTTCAACTGTGTCTTCTTGTATAATCCAGGGGGATGGTGATCAAGAGAGGTTGAAGAGGCAGCAAGAGCTCACTGCTCTCAACCTTTACCAGTTACAGCAGCTCCAATATCAATACCTCCTCAGGTACACCAGACTCAGATGTGACACTTTTTGTTTATAGTTGCAGCATGATTGTTCATgtgtcatgatgaaaatatcCAAATTCACACATTTATAAACTGCCTCACTTCCCTgggcttaaaggggtgatagaatgattatatagggtatttcacactgttccttaaggtctcctaatggggtatgtaacattggttgggctgaaaatggcctggttgatattttattggcccttatgcatccctgtgttttggccatatttgtaacaagagccattttacgaaaattgatggctaattgcaaatttggtaagatgtgtcggactttaggagctccacacagtctgacgagaaaccggcagcctgctgggctccatacccagggcaaagtcaccctttgtggattactgcactaccggggctctgCGGAGCTGGGCGGCTGtcagcataactatagtatatttacagtttgaatttcgtcacgccacttatataacatctaccccatggtcttataaagctaaccgttgtgtccaatttcaaattaaggcatttttgtgaacgtcggtggtcttgttaggaggagcagctagctagctatgtgtcccgttcaatacaatgggaaacgatcgcggctagctagctacactttcagcataactatagtatatttacggtttgaatttcgtcacggcatgaatattacaggttcctcaaggtcttacaaagcttagctaacacttgtccgatttcggatttcaatctaatgcatttttgtcaatttcagagatctcgttaggaggaggctagctagctctcattgatggactccagctcaccgcgggctctatcaatgagactcgcgacAAGAGGCGTTTTATTTCCctgatcatttgtttaaataactcaacacacatatccattataagattaactggaacctgtggtaagagattgagggcgtaacaagcttgctgaccgcgctctcattcacacacaccggccatttagcaggaagaggggagggagaacagcgagctgcaggccctggagctctgtcagggcagcggcatttggtagtccagtcacccagaaagggtgagtttgcgtGGGTATTGAGCACCGCGGGCTCccggccgtgacggagctcaatcaagctcacagcaggccggggtctgtgaaggaggacaggcaggggcggcgatgtagcaacccaggcagcaccggccgctgaactcagtcacacagtcggacaaataaattgcccatatttgagctttatatagttgatttctcgcataaaaaagtttcagaagtgaattttgtaatggaatagcagagatctgcgcgacctagatccagaagactacctgatctccggtcagttgtgtagcctatgtaaatgttggggcgtgaccgttctcttaatacacccatgggcgtgacaaagttaTAGGTCCTGGgatgttgacgtcaacttctagctttgttgagattcacccgttttcagcggcagtttcaaaatatgagattttcatagtaaaggggtgtcaatgggattttgagcttctatgtacgtcctatttacccaccgaactgtcgttattcaactatgacaaggtaaaatcggttttgcgttctatcacccctttaatacagGAATAGGTTACAGCATGAATTGATGCCTCatagaggtgtgacgagatctcgtcccACGAGATCTTGCAAGGTTAAAATGTGACGAGACTTCCCGTCGAGGTAAAAATTGTCTCGCGATATTGGTcacaagtgcagagcagcagccagtAGACTGGTAACCTGGTTGGCCTTATAATACATCTGGCTTTGAAGATGAGTCTGACTTGGATCTCTAAATTAGCATAGAAGATCCCCTGCCTGTTCGCCAAATGTGCAGCACCGTTGCAATTGTAAAAAGCCGCCTGTAAAACCCAGCGTTCGAATGTTAGAGGGAAcggccgctctctctctctctcttcgtttttttttctctctctctttttttttttttttttttttttttctctttctttctctctctctctctctctctctctctctctctctctctctcacccgaTGCATGCACAGACTGCAGCTTAGTGTGGCACTGACTCATGCAgatcgctctctttctctttttattaaATGAGTCGAAAGCAGAAAGCAAAACCTAACTTTGaatattaaacaaagagaaatgttctcgcCTCGTCTTAAAATGGTCATAAATCGATACAAGAGCAGCCTATTTCCTGGTTTACTGCTGCAATGAAACGCTTGGTtacgttgtaaccttggttttctgagtaaagactatttttccagtcCTATTTCGAaattgaagttttctttaaaatagtgttaaaatctcatCTTGTCTCGTTCTTGTGAACCCCATACCCCTAATGCCTCACAATCAAAATCACCCTCCACCACCttatgcaattgtaaaaaaatatacatcCAACATTAAATCGCATTAATTCATATAGGAATAAAACTTCTAACATGCAGTGTATGTTCAGTAACATTCATTCAAATGATAACAAATTTTTCCTGTTTGGCTCTCATTTCTTCCATCCCACGCATTGTCTTCCACTATTCAGGCAGCAGTATGCTCAGGCCCTGGCCCAGCAGAAAGCTGCAGCTCTTAGCTCAGCTCCTcttcaacagcagcaacaacaccaACAGCAGATCAACCTGCTTCTACAGCAATACCAGGCTCTCAAGCTAAGGTTGATAAACTAACACTGTATCGCCCTACCTCTAAATACATCTGTACCTGTGCTTCTGTGTTTACAAATCCTACTTTACATTGACATGAAGAGAGTAttgcatttattaatatgtgtattttcttgtgtttttgtagAGCGTCTGAGAGCCTCCTACCTCCTGTTACCCGGTCCCTGTCTGTACCAGACTCTGGTTCTGTGTGGGAAATGCAGAACCCGTCCTCTCAGGCTTCCTGCACACCAAATGTCCAACAAGCTGCTTCAAACAGTGAGTTTCTACCTTAAATATTCTGCAGCGTTGGGTTCTTTTTGAATCTCATGAGAGGAAAAGGAAAGTCTATATTATGTTAAAGCAGTTCTAATGCATCACATTCTATCACACTCACCAGCATGGGATGGCAGCAGCGTATGGGATTTACCTATAGACTCCATAGCACAGGCTCCAACCATTGAGCAGATGCAACAGTTAGAGAAGTCAAAATCTGCAAAGGTAAAAAGTATTTCTGCtcacttttctgtttttgttgtctgtGTAAAATGTTTCTCATCTAAAGTCAAGACCTCTAATAGTCTTGAATACAGCAGCATCTTATCTCTGAGTCTTTTCCAAGTCTGAAAATGTAGTTTCTTGCTATTTTACTTGTAAGAGGAAATTGGTTGCATTAAAATAGTCGACAATTAATCTGATGAATCTATGATTTTAAATTATAGGATTGGTCTGAAATATGCTCTAATCTCACATCCCTGGCATAATATCAtgagtgtatttttattttcctcatCTGACAGTTGGAGTTGGAGAGGCGAGAGGCAGAACTGAGAGCCaaaagggaggaagaggagaggaaacggcTGGAGGAGGCCCTGAGGGCTCGACAGGTGGAGGAACGCAAACGCTTGGAAGAAGAGGAGCTGGCACGGCAAAAACAGGTCGAGtattaaaacaatataaatcTACAGCACTGAAAGCCTTTGAGCTACTGTTTCATTGTGAGGCACTTTTCTTTGATGTCGTTGGGACTGACCCAGTGTTGTAAATCTTTAGGAGGAGGCTTTAAGACGGCAGCGAGAGCAAGAAGAGGCACATCGCAGacaaaaagaggaagaggagagaatgAAACAAGAGGAAGCTCTGCGTAGATTAGAGGAGAGGcggagggaagaggaggagagaaagaaacggGAAGAGTTCCTTCGGAAACAGGTAAGCTAACAAAATCATgtctagggctgaacgattaattgcatttgcgataatatcgcgatatgttaaaacgtgatttcctaatcgcaaaggctgcgatttggtctcgatttcatgactcgcgagagcaaatcagtcgGCACTACGCAGAGAAatcatcaacttagcacgctaacgctacactgtaccttgagctgatctctgtcattcaaacaattctgagttgaagtttaaaacttttacagccattttaataaaatgaaggctTTTGTTCcggctcgagtccatacatgcagttaatggatacaggcacgcaaaactgaaggctcggttggcaacgagctagctctgattagcggttagctccgttataaagatataaagatatgggtggaggagctgccactgagaggggtaacaatcagactgatGAATGACGgttcggggagctttcacagcagcgtggccgcagtgtttcaacggttttattagtacagttaatcccacggcaagaccacagcaactaacgtaacgttagcctctCTGAGCTAGTGCAGTGTTGACGGTGTCGGACCGTGGCAGCTAACTTCAACGAGGGGAGGGCTGGGCAGCCCTCctctgtgcactgtaaaaatatatgtgtatacaatatatatgtgtgtatgtgtgtgtgtgtgtgtatgtatatatatgtatgtgtgtgtgtatgtatgtatatatatatatatatatatatatatatatatatatatatatatatatatatatatatatatatgtatatatatgtatatatatatatgtagtatatatatatatatatatatatgttatatatatatatatatattatgttatatatatatatgtatatatatatatatatatatatgtatatatgtatatatatatatatatatgtatatatatatatgtatatatatgtatatgtatatatatgtatatatatatatatatatatatatatatatatatatatgtatatatatatatatatatatgtatgtatatatatacatatatatatatatatatatatatatatatatatatatatatatatatagatagagtaTATATAGTGAGATATAGTATGTAGTATATGCTATACAATgattttatatgtttttttatgttgaataAACACAGAAGAGCGCTAAAGAAATGCGAATATCAGTCATAATGGACATATATgggaaaaaatcgcaattagattattttcaaaaatcgttcagccctaatcaTGTCCCATACTTCCTACCTCCTTTCTGGATTTGTGAAATGCCGCCCTAAATTGCAATGTTTTCTACCTCACCAGGAAGAGGAGCGCAGAAAGCAAGAGGAACTTGAAATATTAAGGAGGCGTGAGGAGGAGAAGCGAGCGGAAGAAGAGGCAACAGCTGCTGTGGCGGCAGCTGCTCTGGCCCAACAACAACTGGAGGAGcagaagaggagagagcaggAGGCCCAAAGACAGCAGGAGCTGCAGAGACAGAGGCAGCAGCAACAAGAGGCCCTCAGGAGActtcaacaacagcagcagcagcagcttgcaCACATGAAGGTAAGGGCGCAGAGGGTTAGTCAGCAGAAGTAGACattacaaaatatatttaaagttCATTAAACGCCTCGTCCTGCTCTGCAGCTTCCATCCTCTTCAAAGTGGGGCCAGCAGTCGGTCAACACTATAAACCAGACTCAGAGCACCCTGTCACTGGCTGAGATCCAGAAactggaagaggagagagaacgaCAGACGCAGGAGGAGGTAAGGACAGCAAGCAGTCTGGTTGTGTTTGGTGGCTCGGTCACCAGCGATGTTTTAGTTAAAAGTAACTATTTTTgacattcttttcatttagccaaatgtcatttttatgcAAACTTATTTGTGTCCTCCTTTACCTTCCTCACCCCCACAGCAGAGACGTCGGCAACAAGAGCTCCTGaagctacagcagcagcaggccttGCAACTGGCTCAGCAGCCCCAGGCCAAGCTGTCTGGTTGGGGTAGTGTGGCAAAACAGCCAGCTGCAACTAAATCTTTGCTGGAGATTCAAAGGGAAGAAGCCCAGCAGATGAAACAGCggaaggagcagcagcagcagcagcagcagcagcagcagcagcagcaacaacaacaacaacaacaacaacaacaaccgcagcagcagcagcagcagcagcaacaaccaCCTCACCCCATTGCCCCACAACAGATCCGTACTCAAAACAGAACTGTACGTGACCTATATGATACCATGTCTTTATTGGCTAAAAGAGGATAAAAGCTACGTAAAGCCGCAGGGTTTGGTGTGGATGTTTAGTGGACAATATTTTGACATTAGaaattttgatttaatgtcCAAAATATAACTTAATGcagttttcatttaatttggaTGTGAAAGCTCAGTTCCTCAGAGCAGTGTATATGTATCTTAGAAATAGCTGCCTGAAGTTATGACAGAATAGTTGTGGCTCTGTTTTCCTGGCTCTAAACTATTTCACAAATCTTTTAGAAATTGAAATGATCATCTAAAATTTCAACAAAGCCATGTTGTTTTTCATGTGACCTTTTTGATTATAATAACATCAAGTGATCTTTTGcaaaagaaggaaggagggctgaaatgattagatcAATCAATTAGTCAAACCGGCATAAAATGAATCTATAATGTTGACGGCAGCTTCAGTTAGCATcagttagctgttagccttaCATTAGCTAAAATGGGCTTTCTTTACTTCAGGGAACTCCGTAAATTACGAGAGTCGAGGCACAATAGCCACAGGACATCAGAGGGAAAACCAGAAAACATGTTGTCCATAAAATATGATCCAGTTTCACCAAAATCAGTGGTAGTGCCATAAAGCGTAACAGCATTTCTCCCAGGATATCAAACCCGCTCGCCAAAGTTATGTAGTGAGGAAACAGCCGCTCGGGTGCGCAGTGAGAATGACAGAGGCACCATCTCCCTATTACAAGTCAGTGCAGcataaaaactatttaaagcTGTTACATACATGATTTGTAGTTGTGCAATGTTGCTTTAATTAAGTAATCAAATTAATTTCAGCTTGAAATTATCCCAAACTTTGGAAACTTTTTGTTTTCTCAGGCCTGTTTCTTCTCTtggcccctcgctatttactctctcttcctccatttTGCAATCTGCACCGTCCTTGTCACGTCACCTGTACACAGCCCATAAGCGTGTTGTGTGACAGTAATAATTATCCATGCGAAATACAGTGGGCTGTTTATAGTTAAATGGATGAAACAATATATagtaatcacattttttttagttaTTTGAGGAATCGTTTTTGCCCTACAACTGATGAATGAGAAAGTGATTAATCTGTAATGAAATGTATTGTTTCTTGCAGCCCTAGAAAGAAGTGGTATGTCAGTAACAGTATATCATTCTCATCGCAGACATCGTCTCTGAGTAACTCGGTGTGGGGGTCTGTGAACACTAGCACCTGCACTAATTGGGGCTCAGACTCCAGCAGTATCTGGGGTGACACCCACAACTCTAACATGGGCTTCTGGGATGAAGCTGTGAAAGAGGCTGTCCAGCAACCTCCTCAAACCAAGAAAAGCAGCACGCAGAAGAACAACAAAGGCAACGCCAACATCaggtaaatagaaaaaaaaaaactgtctttgACCCGACCTCCTGATGAAAAGCATGACTTACCACATGAAGGATATGAGTAATGCACAGATCTTAAtaacttcctttttttctcccccctgcATGTAAAGTAACTCTGTGAGTGGGCGGGCTAATAAAAAagtagaagaggaggagaagctgCTAAAGTTGTTTCAAGGGGTCAGTAAGAGCCAGCAAGACACCTTCATGCAATGGTGTGAGCAAACCCTGCACACCCTCAACACAGCCAACAATCTGGATGGTaagactttatatatatatctttgcAAAAGCGCTCTACCTACAACTATTGATTAACCATTTATAGAAGCCAAACTCTCAAATATTCCATCTATCTCCCCTGCCAGTTCCAACGTTTGCATCCTTCCTGAAAGAAGTGGACTCTCCATACGAGGTGCACGACTATGTCAGGGCTTATCTGGGGGACACTCCCGAGGCCAAGGACTTTGCCAAGCAGTTCCTGGAACGCCGTGCCAAACAGAACGCTAACCAACAGAAGCAGGCACCGCAGAAACAACAGCAACCCctcaagcagcagcagcagcaggtaagCAAGACTGAAATGGAACCAGCAAGCTTAAGGCTCAGTATATGAGGTACCATGTTTttgtcccattttttttttccttctaatGCCATGTGAGTCTTTTAATGTGATCAAAAAGAGAGACCGCTGTCCCTTTCGCTCCCCAAAAATAGCTTGTGCTCTGGGGAATTTCTGCCTGGCATGTtcagaccaatcagagcaagtCATCGGACGTCGCCAATCTCGTCATACTCCATGGCCACAACTGTTATTTACATTTCTGGTGTGACTCGCTCGCTCGCGTCACCCCTTTGGATCAGTCCCAAAACATGTCATTGTACTGCTTATTCCTTGTTTCCTAATGGGATGAAGACCAAACATGTGACTGGTCTGGCTACGTATCATATAGTTCAAAGTGCTACcatgacagacacacaaaatttTGATACagcaatatataaataacacatACTGTCAAGTAGCAACATTTTGACTTTGCTGTCGTCACAGACCAGAACATCCCAGAATTGCTTTTTCTCCAACAGTTGAATCAGTCTTTTTAAATTTCTCTTGTCCAGGATTCTGTATGGGGTGGAACGGGATCTTCGTCACTCTATCAGTCCAACCACACAAGTGGCCAGCAGCAGTGCTTTGAGACCGTCACCtcagggaaaaagaaaaagaagcagaagATGGTTCGTGCAGACCCAAGCCTTCTAGGTGAGAGCAAACACCCATCTGCTAAATCTGAAAAATCTGCAACGATGTGTCACTGCTTTTTTATATCTCATCCGCTAATtgcatctttctttctttttttcaggctTTTCTGTGAATGCGTCATCTGAGAGATTGAATATGGGAGAGATTGAGACTTTGGAGGACTTTTAAGGGGCACTGCAGCCAAGCAAACCCAACTGACTGTATCCAATTTGAACAGCAGTCGTTTTACCCGAACCTCCTGCCACTTTCACCcttattttcagttttacatTTATCAGATGTCCTCTGGTAATCACTCATAAATTCCAATTTGTGAACAAACCATGATCTCTAAGGCAGGGTGTGTTTTCCATTTGCTTACGGACCTATAAACTGATGAAAACCCTCAAGACAAATGTACTGTAGAAAACTGGCCAGTGAAACATCCGACCAGCCAAGAGAGCAATCAGCAAATGAACTCAAGTTTCTGGAGAAAGTCTGCAGAGGTGTTTATGTATGTTGGGCATCAGCTACTTGGTTCCGAATCTTGTCCTGAAATTCAGTGACAACAAATTTCAAATTTGGCCTCCCATTATTTTAAGTGTGGATATATGGTTGGGGTGGTTGGGATATTATGGGACAGGTTAGAGAGAATATatccattgtttttgttttatttattaaatgttttcccATTACACTTTATTCCCCCCCTTCTCTTATCCCTCCCCGTTGTCTGCTGGGTGTTGATGGATAATGATGCAAGGTAAAGCCCAAGGATTCGTGCCCACTTATGTCCTGTTTTAAGGACATGTCAAAAGTTCCAAGTAGTTATCTATTTCTTGTATAATACTAGGCTGTTTAAAGAATAAACTTTCAATTCTGCATCTGTATTATAATATATGAAAATGATCTGCTGGAGTCATACTTTTTTATTGCGGtatgaaataataaaacagtcTGATATGTGGGCTGTTCAAACCTGTGTCTGAACTATTCAGAAAAACCACAACTGTGCAAAGTTCATTggattcacacacattcactcggTCACACTACGATCAATTGCAATTTACAGAGATCCTGTTAAGAGCTGGAAATGCAAACCCAATGCATTTTCTCCACAGGAGAACTAACACTGACAGTTTTTCAGGAAGAAAAGCCCATCCTCTCACCACTCGGTTGTAGTACatattgacattaaattagtcaAGGTTTTTAAATCctcaaaaaggaaatgaaacCCGCCACTTCCTTCTGatgaaaagcaacatttttctaAACGCTCACAAAGATCGTCACCATACTGAagctaaaacctttttttaaaagccttcACGGCCAAAGGTGAGTTTTGGCCATCATTAACCTTAGTGAGTCCCCCCGACTTTTTtggaagtgcaatactaaattgTTTATTCATGCATCGGTAACAAAAATCCAGTGATAAAATGCAGTAAAAGTCCTTCTGTATAATGAGTTTACTTGCAACTTTACATGTTGCTGCTAATATTCCTTGTAGTTTCTAAATGTTGATACTTTTAGATCTCAATACGTCCTCCACTACTGCCatcttttgatttaaaaaaaaaaaaaagta encodes:
- the gigyf2 gene encoding GRB10-interacting GYF protein 2 isoform X3; amino-acid sequence: MVDSTLRTSRRMAETQTLNFGPEWLRALSGGGGGSGGGGGGGCGVASPPLSPALPKYKLADYRYGREEMLALYVKDNKIPIDLHDKEFLPILQEEPLPPLALVSFTEEEQRNFSMSVNSAAVLRLTGRGGGPIVGAPRGRSTSRGRGRGRGDGGFYQRSFDDVEGFGRGGREMHRSQSWEERGERRFEKPGRKDPAEVAPGHFPMNHIRGNYEDGVTGPPRKHDFTRSESENWRTSQNGEDDEGGWRLAGSRRDSDRWCPTSPGWHPDQRRRFPFDAREDERGYRRPRSGSGSLEDERDSLPEWCLEDADEEAGTFDSSGAFLSLKKASKEPILEEAELDFKPLEECEEGLEEDDCQPRETKEMETEAKREAERKELSRASEALPVNPTLAPPVLEPQVPAQSLSLSQPNRTEESERPSERHPPLDLQPAPCKVPLHVPMSNSMLESLPMNHISTTLAELSAPSPSIQLPQKPMEVPVAMNNPLPFPSSIIEPIGRPTTVPHDTDEDEGLKHFEQEAEKMVAYLQDSVVDDDRLTAKTSEKPKPAGLPLTHEAALKWFYKDPQGEIQGPFNNQEMAEWFQAGYFTMSLLVKRGCDEVFQALGEIMKIWGRVPFTPGPAPPPLQGDGDQERLKRQQELTALNLYQLQQLQYQYLLRQQYAQALAQQKAAALSSAPLQQQQQHQQQINLLLQQYQALKLRASESLLPPVTRSLSVPDSGSVWEMQNPSSQASCTPNVQQAASNTWDGSSVWDLPIDSIAQAPTIEQMQQLEKSKSAKLELERREAELRAKREEEERKRLEEALRARQVEERKRLEEEELARQKQEEALRRQREQEEAHRRQKEEEERMKQEEALRRLEERRREEEERKKREEFLRKQEEERRKQEELEILRRREEEKRAEEEATAAVAAAALAQQQLEEQKRREQEAQRQQELQRQRQQQQEALRRLQQQQQQQLAHMKLPSSSKWGQQSVNTINQTQSTLSLAEIQKLEEERERQTQEEQRRRQQELLKLQQQQALQLAQQPQAKLSGWGSVAKQPAATKSLLEIQREEAQQMKQRKEQQQQQQQQQQQQQQQQQQQQQQPQQQQQQQQQPPHPIAPQQIRTQNRTTSSLSNSVWGSVNTSTCTNWGSDSSSIWGDTHNSNMGFWDEAVKEAVQQPPQTKKSSTQKNNKGNANISNSVSGRANKKVEEEEKLLKLFQGVSKSQQDTFMQWCEQTLHTLNTANNLDVPTFASFLKEVDSPYEVHDYVRAYLGDTPEAKDFAKQFLERRAKQNANQQKQAPQKQQQPLKQQQQQDSVWGGTGSSSLYQSNHTSGQQQCFETVTSGKKKKKQKMVRADPSLLGFSVNASSERLNMGEIETLEDF